The Triticum urartu cultivar G1812 chromosome 5, Tu2.1, whole genome shotgun sequence genome contains the following window.
TTCAACGACAGATGCGCTGTTGTTGTGTTCACTGTGTTCACCTGATCATCCGTGCAAAGGTTTATGAGATCGTTAAGCTGTGTCCAATCTCAAGTTATCACAATCACGATCCTCAAAATGATGGGTTGTGTCACTGTGTGTGATTCCAGAAGGACCAATAGATGAATTCAACGAGTGATGCTGTACACAATGTGCAGTTAAACTTGATTTCTTCTTCCTACTCTGAGATTTAGAAGTAGCAGCATCGTGTACAACTACTTTTTCTCTCTTCATAAATGAAACAAAGATACGAGTTCCTAATCCAGACACCTGGAGTTCTTCGCACCAGGAAAGCTGACATGTCGCGGTGGGCGCCGCCAATCAAGTTGAAGATTAGAAGAGGAGCATTGTGACTTGAGGATGCCCGTGATAGAGAGAGTTAGAAGGAAGGTGAGGGAAATTGCTGCAAAAGGGTGCGGTGGGCCCCTCCAATCAAGTTGGCACCATGGACAAGGGACATATCATATAGAGAAGAGAGGTTGGGGAGCGGAGGATGCACCATGAGAGGGGGCTAGATCGATCGGCTTTGGGTGTCTGAATAGATTTGCTAGTTGGGCCATGAGCGATGCTACACACTACGTAAGTTAAATAATGTGATTAAAGTAACAATTTAGGTGGCATATTTTTAGCTGAAAAAAATAGGTGAGTAGGGCCCACCCAGTTGAATTCAGGGGATGGTGGTGAGATTAGTTTTGACGATAACTTAACAACACCGTAAGAGTTCCGTAGGTGCATAGGCCCAATCAACAGCCAAACACGAGTTTTTCCACTTGAGTAGCGCTTTTCTAGGACAGTTGGGCCACTGGATGAGAGATGAAGCGCTAAAGGAGATCGAATGGCTAGAAATGATATATCACAAAAACGGGTGGCCACAAATGTGAAGGGCGTGAGAGGGCTGGGATTAGTCTCAGCTTTAATGTCCTAAAATTAATATCTTGTTCCCGTGAACATTTCTCATATATTACATTTTATCTACACTCACTTTGCTTTTACTCAATTACTCAATTGCATACCAATGAAAACCATGCATGATGCGATATCGTTGAGGTGCCAATCCAACATTGTCTCACCCATGGCATTTGGCATTTTAGTGCACATGGTGTGAGGGTGTGCCTAGAGGAGACAATTAACAATCTAACATTTTtctcgcatataagatttgacaTCGTAGCACATGCGGTATGCCTAGAGGAGACAATGCGATTTTGATTGATCAATCAATTATTAGTAATATAGCTTCTGAACTACGTACGCATGGTCACCTAAGCTACTCATTCCCAGCTAGGCCATAAAGCCATCAGACATGGAGAGATACCAAACATGCCCTTATGACAGCTGAAGTTATGGATGATTTTGCCATATATTTATATTTTCTCCTTTAGTACTTTTGGTCTATATTGTGAGCCAGAACATTTTGTTGTATATTTTCACAAGCATTTAGCAATTTGATTACTTGTAGACATGAAATCCATAGGGAAATCTACACATACATGTCTACGGAAACATTTTGTTGTAACCACAAGAGCCATTGTTTCCTTGCCATCTACATTTACTTAATGCTTCATGACACCAGAGGATCTTCATCCCTTCCCTATATATGTCCCTATTCTAGCGTTGTTGGTCTAGCTATATCATCATCCCAAACATATTGCCATTCACCTCGTTGTTATTTGATTGCTTCAAGACATGGAAGACATTGTGAAGTTCCCAACAACATCAAACATAATCATGACGACACAACCATGTCTATGAAGCATCATTTTAGTACAAGAAACATTGTCTGCAATGCCATAATGTATAAAAACACGCTCACTTGAGTGCCAGAAGACAACAGAAGTTAAGATGATTCATCAAGTAGAGAAGGAGCGATTAAAAGTTAAAATAAAATGTTGTCGGAACAGATCCAATGTCATGGAAATAATTTATTCTTGAGTGCGAAACATAAATCTAACAGATAACGAGTTTTAGGTAGAATGGCCAGCACGAAACACAGTAGCTTTTGAAAACGTCCGTAGGAAGGACTGTGTCACCATGGCACCGGATCTTTCATTTATCATCTTCGCAGATGGCTGCAACATTAACACAAAAAAAAAGTGTTCAAAGACTAATACAACATAAAGAGAACAATATAATATACTAGATGACATGATGCACTCTACTGCAGCCTGGCATAGCTGCGTGCCTGCGTCCATACATGGGAATGGAATTTACGTGAGCTTGGCCACATGGTTTTTGTTGGTCAAGACCTGATGTGTACCATTTTTTCAaatctttttttcttttgctgggAGAAGGACCGTATACCCCTGAAAATTATAGGAGATGTCTTTTGCTATAATTAAAAAAAGATTATATCAAATAACCAGTGGTTGAATGGTTAGAAGTGTGGCTGTATCCTCAGCTCACCAGGAATCAAACCCTAGGTTTGACACATGCGTGTCTCATAAAGGCAAAATATTGTTTCAGTGAGAAGTGACCTTTTTGTCGACAATGAGGTGTCTATGGTGTACGTGAATCTCAAAACATGTTGGCTCAACTACTCGAATGTGCTCATATTGATAGGGTGCGGATACACGAGTGTGTATATATGTATGTGTATGTGTACTACGTTtgagaaaaaacagcaacaaccaTGGGGGAGAACCAACACACCATAGCCAAAGGAAAGGAACGGTTCAACCTCACGGAATAAACCATGCTGGTCAACCCACGACCCGACAGGTAGGCCCACCGGACAGAGGCAGTAGCCTGACCAACCAGACAATGAGTGCCACAAGACCAGCAGCAGTGCCAGCAACAAAAAGTTGTGCATTCAAGTGCACTAATCTCTCTAAAGTATCTTTCTTTTTTGCATAAATATGAATAAAACTAAGCTTGCAATAAAAAAGAACCGCCTCTGTACAAGACCACAACTCAACAGGACGTCCGGCAGCCAGCCGCCCCGATCTCCAGATAGTACGGACAATCGGTTGGATAGCCATGCATAAAGTTGGAGAAGATTCAAAGCAATGGAGAATCTCGTTTGGTTCTACTTAGTTTAGTACCCACCATGAAGAAATGAAGACATTATTTATGCAAATACGAAATTATCACATAAATTGGATAACAAATTATTCAGAATAACGTAGATTTTGGATGCCACACTTAATACAAATCACTCAGAGAGCAACTATAACAGTCACTTGAGCATCCCAAAATTCAACTACATCTACTTTTGCAGTTCCTGCAATCACAATATAGATGCTTCTTATATGAAACACAAAATCAATATGTTATAGATCACTTCTAAGTTCTAACCAAATTTCACCTGTATATCCAGCGGTTTTACTCAATGTTCACAATGCAATCACGCAGCCGAATAAACCCCCTCTGCTTTACTACCAGCTCTGTATCATACAAATAGGGTATGGCTGATCTTGAGGCATTTGCAGAGCTATGGGTACTGATGCATTGACGTTGGAAACTGCAAGTGCTAATTATTACCACACCAGTCCTCTCTATTAGTAAACACGGATATGTCTTTGCCTCGCAAGGTTTCCTTGGTCATATTTTTCCAATCATTTTTTTGCGGCGTCCGCAGAGATGAAGCACTAACCCATGACTGTCATAGAAGTTTGTGTGGGATTTCAACAGTTAATCTTAAACTACAGTCCCCCgcaaaacaaaaataaaaataaactgcAGCAAACACTATTGAGTTTCTCCTGGTTTTAGTGGAACAGATAATTTATTTTATCTGGTAGAGTTATGCATATATAAAACAGAGACGATAAGCACCATCATTTTCAGGGTAGGATCCTCATTAATTATTTGTGAATTCATGCCTTAATGGTTAATCATCAACAGCATTTCATTCGGTAATAACGGCGTACTCATATTTTCCATACATGCGCATAACTAATAAAGATGAATGAAAGATCTCAAAATCTTAAAATGCGGTTCCAAATTAAATCATCAAAACATCCTTTTGCGTAGGtcagttttcttcttcttcctctccagTTCTAAAACACATTTGTACGAACAAAAACAAAATGGGCGCACGTACACTAGCTAGATTTTCGCCATCGTCATCAATTACTCACATCAAAAAACACCAAGCCGAGTGCACGAACCCTAGGATCATCTATCCCGTACGTACGTAACCAGGAGGGAAATAAAACAAAATCGGATGGATGTGGCGAGAGATTGGGCGGGCGAGGAAGGAACTTACTGGGCTTGGCCTGCTTTCCGTCGGACCACTTGGAGCGGGAGTAGTGGACCTTCTCGACTTCGGCGGCCTCGGACTTGTAGGGCTCCTTGAGGCAGCTCCGCACCATGGACGCGCAGAGCCTGGAGTAGCCGACGTAGGTCATCCCCGCCGCTCGCCAGAAGGGCACCGCCGCCGTCGTGGCCGACATCGCCGTCCCCTTTCCTCTGCTCGATCGAGCCGCCGACGCCGATCTAGACGAGAGAGTAGAATGGACAGATCAATCAGTGGACACCTACGTACTCATCAGTCTTCACGGTTATATATAGAAGAAAATGCAAACCGATCAGTGATTCCGGTCAGAGGGCGGGCTGCATGCCCGTGCATGGATCGCATTGCATTGGATTGGTGACTTGGTGTACCTACGGCCGGGCCTGTAGTTACGGATCAGATTAATTCCACCTCCTTCTTTTGCGAGAGGAACTCCTTCACGAGAACTTGGATCGACGACCGTGTCTTGCGTTCGGCCAGAACAGTGTGAAACGCGGTTAACGAACGACCGTGTACTTCGGATCCAACCAACTAACGTATTCTTTTTCCttcttcttttcaggaaaaaataaaaaaacccaACGAACGAAGTCGTTGGTACACCATTCACACACGCACCCTTGAGTCGCACTAAAATCCCGGAAATCTTATGACCAATGCAAAACAAAGAATAAAAAGTGATGCAAAAATGGACGCATCAAAGGTAGGGGCATACGGCTGCAAATGAGTCGATTTCGAGCGAGATGCACTAGGCTCACCTCTACTTATATTAAAATTTGAGTGAGCTCAAACTGAGTGAAGCTCAAGGTCGAGCTGTAGAAGGTGACTCATGCTCAGTTTGTATCGATCTCGAGTTGATCTCGAGGTAGTTCTGATCTTAATAATCTAAGGCAATTTTTCAAACAAGATAAGCCACTACACAACATAAAAGGTCACTGTAAAATTTAACTTATTCTCTTTCAACTGACAATAATACTTAATAGCAAGAGATTACGGATGAACTAGAAAGAGGAAGCAAAATTAAGGTGCATTTGCTCTCAAACTTTGGTCAACAATAACATGGTATTTAACACAAGGCCCACCACGTATATTGTGGCTTAATTATATGTTTGCTTAATTAAGCTTACATGTTTGCTAGTAGGTAAAATAAGAAAAAATGTACATAACATATATGCAAATAAAGTATCCTATTTtctctttatatatatatatatatatatatatatatatatatagggtatcgctattcgtcaccctgcaAATTTTCTTTgccgccggatcgctgctgtcgcactcggatgcagtctcttcggagccagtcgaacaggccctACAAGGGTAAAtagtgttgggtaacgtagtaatttcaaaaaaaaatcctatgcacacgcaagatcacggtgatgcatagcaacgaggggagagtatgatctacgtacccttgtagatcgcaacggaagcgttgacacaacgtagaggaagtagtcgtacgtcttcttcccgatccgaccgatccaagcaccgttactccggcacctccgagttcttagcacatgtacagctcgatgacgatccccgggctccgatccagcaaagcgtcggggaagagttccgttagcatgacggcgtggtgacgatcttgatgttctaccgacgcagggcttcgcctaagcactacaatgatatgatcAAGGTGAAATATAGTGGcagagggcaccgcacacggctaaggaacaatctcaatgatcaacttgtgtgtctagaggtgccccctgcctccgtatataaaggagccaagggggaggggtgcggccagccctatggaggcgcaggaggagtcctactcctactgggagtaggactccccccccaatcctattccaaataggactcccaagggggaaagagagagagaggtggccggccacctctcctagtcctaataggactacgggagggggggaggcgcgcagcctactatatatatatatagtgtgaCTATTCATTACCCAAGGTGCAGAATAAATTATTTTTCActcgaggtaatcttacgatcgctTTCTAAATAAATTCGTTTACAATATAAATAGTTACATGTATATTGATTCAATATGTAAAATTTggtataaaaaaataaaaaaaggttATAAGACCGGAAAAAAATCACATTTTATGTATGTTTTACACTATGTTCTTACATTCGTAATTTTATCGTAACATagaatattttttacggcgagtACATATTTTTTTACGTTCTCTTTTGATGTATGAAACAAGAGAAAATTTACGAAACGTAAAAATACATTGCATTGATGTCAAATtagagagggggtgaagaataaccatttctcacccagggtgacaaatagcgcgaccctatatatattatataaacTCTATTAATGACCCAGGGTGAAGAATAATTAATTCTTCACCCTGGTCGAACGACGCAGCCAACCTGTCGTCTGGTTCAACTCGCAGCCTCGCACCACTCCATTTTTTTTGTCACCGTTGTGGAGCTAACCCACCTCCCCGTACTCTTTTTTTTTCTTAGGGTCTCCCCGCAGTTCTTGTATCGATTGATTTGGGAGCGGACGGCGAGCGGTTTCAGCGGCCAGTGGCCAGCGGCGGCAGGATTCGTCGGCGAGCGGGCAAAAGCTACTGGTGGACTTGGCTACTTGCGAGGCTGGGGTTCACACCGATTGCCAGCGGCAGCGTCGAGGCGAGCGGCGATGCGGGAGGCCTCGCGAAGGGTGCGGCCTCATTGGCCGACGGCCTCGCAGGGAGGCTTCGCGGCGTGGTGTGTAGTCTGCGGCGCGACCGGTGTTCTCGGCGGCGTTGGGCGTTGTCGATGGCTCGGCAGGTTCGTTGGGGCAGTATTTCTTCTCTTTGGACGTTTATCCCGGCCCTTCGGCACTCACGATTCGTGCAGAGGATCTGCGTGTCGCGACGGCTGATAGCAGGAGAAGCAGCGCCTCGCTCTCCTCTGCGACCTCATCCCCAATTGGAATTGAGAAGGCAGCTTCCCGAGCTCGCTCTCCACTAGAAGCTGCGTGAATGGATCGAACAAAAGGTTAGATATTTTTTCTACTTCTGAATGATTTCTCGTGACTATAGGAGTAGCCTCACTTGTGTAAGATCACTAATTGTGTCAAATTCTTCATTTCTTGTATTTAACTGTTTGACCCAATTATTTGATATGGTGTATCAGAAATTCAGAATAAGATAAGTTACGTTGGTTGTATGATTGATCTACCTGTAGTTGTCATTTGTGAGATCATCTGATTTAGGTAGACTTAGTTGCAAGAGCTCGTCTTGTTTAAATCAACTGGCCAACATAGCTGAAATAAATTTAAGGGAAGTTAATACGGATCTGATTTCCTTGATGTTATTCTGAAAACCAACTTGCAGCTTTGTATCGCAAGTGGCAACAAGAGTACGCCTCCAATGCTTTTACTGTTGGTCCTGTTTGCTTTTGGAGTAGCTTAGAACTTTATTATGTAGATTTTCACGGGGTTGAAAGGGCCTGTCTAAAGTGCTAACCTTATAGAACAAAGCTCGAGGCATAGTCAAATTTTATTTGAGTTATTGGAGTCCAATTTCTACAATACTTAACACATATTCATTGGAAAACACTTCAATCCACTTTGTACATTGCCTACTAGCTGTTCGAATGCACGAGAAGAAGCTGATAAATTTCAGATTTTTTGTGTGGTGTATGTTTCTGTTGTAGCCTAATGTGGCACAAGGTGAGCTCAAGCCCCTTTTATCCAGCCTGGATCTTTGGACTTTTTTAATACTTGAAGTTGAGTTACTGTTTTGATCTGGGGTTGTTAGCTTCGGAAATCATCAGATTTCATCCGACCAGGTAAAATCTTGCCATTCTCTTGTTGCCGCACCG
Protein-coding sequences here:
- the LOC125555458 gene encoding ATP synthase subunit epsilon, mitochondrial-like; protein product: MSATTAAVPFWRAAGMTYVGYSRLCASMVRSCLKEPYKSEAAEVEKVHYSRSKWSDGKQAKPSKFLPRPPNLSPHPSDFVLFPSWLRTYGIDDPRVRALGLVFFDVSN